From a region of the Mycobacterium intracellulare ATCC 13950 genome:
- a CDS encoding enoyl-CoA hydratase/isomerase family protein, translated as MSDSPNGGPRPPDGDWLGSPYLRFEREGAFAICTLDRPEARNAMTPAMYFGIRYAVSRVNADPDLAGLLITGTGDVFAPGGDLGQKAADNWMDFASTMGTDVTPFDTLRQSAKPVVSAVNGICQGGGLQIAMCSDLAVVSDRAVFRVPELFRGIADTYYSQVLARLIGPVRTKDLMFTGRTLNAQEALDWGMVSRVVPHDDLMSVAKELLAQCCRTAPGARGLVKASLDNYLGLYDRIGMTTSLFGPEAAEGFRAFKQKDSPDWVHPELRVQGRL; from the coding sequence ATGTCCGACAGCCCCAATGGCGGTCCGCGCCCACCCGACGGTGACTGGTTGGGGAGCCCCTACCTGAGGTTCGAACGTGAAGGTGCGTTTGCGATCTGCACCTTGGACCGCCCCGAGGCGCGGAATGCGATGACGCCCGCGATGTACTTCGGGATCCGTTACGCGGTGAGTCGCGTCAATGCCGACCCCGACCTCGCGGGCCTGCTCATCACCGGCACCGGCGACGTCTTCGCGCCGGGAGGTGACCTGGGTCAGAAAGCAGCAGACAACTGGATGGACTTCGCGTCCACCATGGGAACCGACGTCACGCCGTTCGACACGCTGCGGCAGTCGGCCAAGCCGGTCGTGTCCGCGGTCAACGGCATCTGTCAGGGTGGTGGCCTGCAGATCGCGATGTGCAGTGACCTCGCCGTGGTGAGTGATCGGGCCGTCTTCCGGGTGCCCGAATTGTTCCGTGGCATCGCCGACACGTACTACAGCCAGGTGCTGGCCCGGCTCATCGGACCGGTCCGGACCAAGGACCTGATGTTCACCGGACGGACGCTGAACGCGCAGGAGGCGCTCGACTGGGGCATGGTGAGCAGGGTGGTCCCGCACGACGACCTGATGAGCGTCGCCAAGGAGTTGCTCGCGCAGTGTTGCCGGACCGCTCCGGGAGCGCGCGGGTTGGTCAAGGCGAGCCTGGACAACTACCTCGGGCTGTACGACCGGATCGGCATGACGACCAGTCTGTTCGGTCCCGAGGCGGCCGAGGGCTTTCGGGCGTTCAAGCAGAAGGACTCGCCGGACTGGGTGCACCCGGAACTCCGGGTCCAGGGCCGGTTGTAG
- a CDS encoding SDR family oxidoreductase, whose translation MTVAKFDGASAIVSGGAGGLGEATVRRLHADGLGVVIADLAADKGKALADELGSGALFVSTDVTSDESVQGAIEQANQLGRLRYAVVAHGGFGVAQRIVQRDGSPADMAAFTKTINLYLNGTYNLTRLVAAAVAAAEPREDGERGAIVMTASVAGYEGQIGQTAYAAAKAGVIGLTIAAARDLSSVGIRVNTIAPGTMKTPIMESVGEEAIAKFAANIPFPKRLGTPAEYADAATFLLSNGYVNGEVMRLDGAQRFTPK comes from the coding sequence GTGACTGTAGCGAAATTCGACGGAGCGTCGGCGATTGTCAGCGGCGGCGCGGGTGGCCTGGGCGAGGCGACGGTCCGTCGGCTCCATGCCGACGGACTCGGCGTGGTGATCGCCGATCTCGCCGCCGACAAGGGTAAGGCTCTGGCCGACGAACTGGGCAGCGGGGCACTGTTTGTCAGTACCGATGTAACCAGTGACGAGAGTGTGCAGGGCGCCATCGAGCAGGCCAACCAGCTCGGTCGATTGCGCTACGCGGTCGTTGCGCACGGCGGCTTCGGGGTGGCCCAACGGATCGTGCAGCGCGACGGCAGTCCCGCCGACATGGCCGCATTCACTAAGACGATCAACCTGTATCTCAACGGCACCTACAACCTGACACGGCTGGTAGCGGCTGCGGTAGCCGCTGCCGAACCTCGTGAGGACGGCGAACGCGGTGCCATCGTCATGACGGCCTCGGTTGCCGGCTATGAGGGCCAGATCGGCCAGACGGCTTATGCCGCAGCGAAAGCCGGCGTGATCGGGTTGACCATCGCTGCCGCTCGCGACCTTAGTTCGGTGGGCATCCGAGTCAACACCATCGCACCTGGAACGATGAAGACGCCGATCATGGAGTCGGTCGGCGAAGAGGCGATCGCAAAGTTCGCCGCCAACATCCCGTTCCCCAAGCGACTAGGCACTCCTGCCGAGTATGCCGACGCAGCAACGTTTCTGCTGTCCAACGGCTACGTCAACGGCGAGGTGATGCGCCTAGACGGCGCGCAGCGCTTCACTCCGAAGTAG
- a CDS encoding acyl-CoA dehydrogenase family protein, which translates to MSALAGGVFAATDSQNDDTQLRQLVDDLGRRSYDAGLGRRGIPEQFDAELWRNLEDTGLARLTSTPDMGAGPHELAIALYGVSRHAGAVPLAETDALAGWLGQQAGIELPNGPLTVAVADAETDGARVTGTATGVPWARACAAALLAVTTPAGLRVGVIDVASGDLQEGHNLAGEPRDSVPFDVSADQLHAVDPALGAELTRRGAWSRCVQTIGVLDAAAALSVEHTRQRVQFGRPLSAFQSVQQSLAGMAGEIERARAAAELAVAAASEHGFNSPHTDYAVTVAKVAVGRAVGPVTSVAHQLHGAIGVTSEHPLWLFTLRAQSWTADYGTTANYARRLGRLVLAAEDPWSLVTGDPPEVKTMVNKENW; encoded by the coding sequence ATGAGCGCGCTGGCCGGCGGGGTATTCGCCGCGACCGACTCTCAAAATGACGACACACAGCTGCGCCAGCTCGTCGACGACCTTGGCCGGCGTTCCTATGACGCGGGGCTGGGCCGTCGCGGCATCCCCGAGCAGTTCGACGCCGAACTCTGGCGCAACCTCGAGGACACCGGGCTGGCCAGGCTGACGAGCACGCCCGACATGGGAGCCGGCCCGCACGAGTTGGCCATTGCGCTTTACGGCGTGTCCCGCCACGCCGGCGCGGTGCCGTTGGCCGAAACCGACGCGCTTGCCGGGTGGCTGGGCCAGCAGGCCGGGATCGAGCTCCCCAACGGGCCGCTGACCGTTGCCGTCGCCGATGCCGAAACCGACGGCGCCAGGGTCACCGGCACCGCGACCGGCGTGCCATGGGCTCGAGCGTGCGCCGCCGCCCTGCTAGCCGTCACCACGCCCGCCGGGCTGCGGGTCGGCGTCATCGACGTGGCCTCTGGTGATCTGCAGGAAGGCCACAACCTGGCAGGCGAACCACGCGATTCGGTTCCGTTCGACGTGTCCGCCGACCAATTACACGCCGTAGACCCGGCACTCGGCGCCGAGCTGACTCGGCGCGGCGCATGGTCACGCTGTGTGCAGACCATCGGGGTGCTGGACGCCGCCGCCGCACTTTCAGTCGAGCACACCCGGCAGCGCGTCCAGTTCGGTCGTCCGCTCAGCGCCTTCCAATCCGTGCAGCAGTCACTGGCCGGCATGGCCGGAGAGATCGAAAGAGCCCGTGCCGCTGCGGAATTAGCTGTCGCCGCCGCTTCCGAGCACGGCTTCAACTCCCCCCACACCGACTATGCCGTCACCGTCGCGAAGGTCGCAGTCGGCCGCGCCGTCGGCCCGGTCACCAGCGTCGCCCATCAGTTGCACGGCGCGATCGGCGTCACCAGTGAGCACCCGCTGTGGCTGTTCACCCTGCGCGCTCAGAGCTGGACCGCGGATTACGGCACGACCGCGAACTACGCACGACGACTCGGCCGGCTGGTGCTGGCCGCGGAGGATCCGTGGAGCTTGGTGACGGGCGATCCGCCTGAAGTGAAAACAATGGTTAATAAGGAGAATTGGTGA
- a CDS encoding acyl-CoA dehydrogenase family protein encodes MVNSFDALSAREPELVKLRHAVRDFLESDRAEFGWQPGVDSWLAGWDEEFSGRLGAAGFTGLTIPQRYGGHGLGHLHRYVVTEELIAAGAPVAAHWTADRQVAPALLTYGNEEQRERLLPKIVAGQLFSSIGMSEHGAGSDLAAVQTKAVRADGGWLLSGSKVWTSGAHHAHQVVVLARTSPPDPEHRHAGFSQFLVPCDAEGVRIEPIILMSGAHHFNEVLFEQVFVPDADVLGEVGNGWHQVTSELSFERSGPERILSTGPLLFAAIRTLGRGPVPDDRTAADIGDLMARLISLRQLSLSVARTLTDGGDAANQAALVKDLGTRFEAESVGLIADLLEAAPPNSELEAMLNTAWLHKPMFTLRGGTNEVLRGVIARGMGLR; translated from the coding sequence GTGGTGAATTCGTTCGACGCGTTGAGCGCCCGTGAGCCTGAGTTGGTCAAACTGCGGCACGCCGTGCGCGACTTCTTGGAGTCCGACCGTGCTGAATTCGGCTGGCAGCCCGGCGTCGATTCATGGCTGGCCGGGTGGGACGAGGAGTTCTCGGGGCGGCTTGGCGCCGCCGGATTCACCGGCCTGACCATCCCGCAGCGTTACGGCGGCCACGGGCTGGGGCACCTGCACCGCTACGTGGTGACCGAGGAACTGATCGCGGCGGGCGCGCCCGTGGCCGCCCACTGGACGGCCGACCGTCAGGTCGCACCCGCCCTGCTGACCTACGGCAATGAGGAGCAGCGCGAACGTTTGTTGCCCAAGATTGTTGCAGGACAGCTTTTTTCGTCAATCGGCATGAGCGAACACGGCGCCGGGTCCGACCTTGCTGCTGTGCAAACCAAGGCTGTCCGCGCCGACGGCGGCTGGCTACTCTCCGGCAGCAAGGTGTGGACCAGCGGGGCCCACCATGCGCACCAGGTCGTCGTGCTAGCCCGCACCAGCCCGCCGGATCCAGAACACCGCCACGCCGGGTTCAGCCAATTCCTGGTGCCGTGCGATGCCGAGGGCGTCCGCATCGAGCCGATCATCTTGATGTCGGGGGCTCACCACTTCAACGAGGTGCTGTTCGAGCAGGTCTTCGTTCCCGATGCCGACGTGCTCGGTGAGGTCGGCAACGGCTGGCACCAGGTCACGTCCGAGTTGTCGTTCGAACGCAGCGGGCCCGAGCGGATCCTGTCCACCGGTCCCCTGCTGTTCGCCGCCATCCGCACACTCGGTCGCGGGCCGGTGCCCGACGACCGTACCGCCGCCGACATCGGCGACCTGATGGCGCGGTTGATCTCGCTGCGGCAGCTGTCGTTGTCGGTGGCCCGCACGCTCACCGACGGCGGCGACGCGGCGAATCAGGCGGCGCTGGTGAAGGACCTCGGCACCCGTTTCGAAGCCGAATCCGTCGGGTTGATCGCCGACCTGCTCGAGGCGGCACCGCCGAATTCCGAACTGGAGGCCATGCTGAACACCGCGTGGCTGCACAAACCCATGTTCACGCTGCGCGGTGGCACCAACGAGGTGCTACGCGGCGTCATCGCCCGCGGTATGGGGCTGCGATGA
- a CDS encoding SDR family oxidoreductase encodes MVVVTGASRGIGAAVAVRAAADGAAVALLAKTQTPNPKIAGTLGETADAVQRAGGRALPLTCDVRDAAAVAAAVEAVADAFGGIDVVINNAGALDLRPTAQLPPKSLRRLLEVNVEGPFAIVQAALPYLRRSGNAHVVNVAPPLNMDPRWVGAHVGHTVGKYAESLLTLGWAEEFASVPIAVNSLWPATTIASTGMMVAMGEETVRAQARSPQIMAEAVHALVTRPAAACSGHFYTDEEILREEGRADLSEYLLAANEDDLTPNFYLLSAPAPTV; translated from the coding sequence GTGGTCGTGGTCACCGGCGCGAGCCGCGGTATCGGAGCCGCCGTCGCCGTTCGGGCCGCCGCCGATGGCGCTGCTGTGGCCCTGTTGGCTAAGACTCAGACGCCGAATCCCAAGATCGCGGGCACCCTTGGCGAGACCGCGGACGCCGTGCAACGTGCCGGCGGTCGGGCGCTGCCGCTGACCTGCGATGTGCGCGATGCGGCAGCGGTCGCAGCGGCAGTCGAGGCGGTAGCCGACGCGTTCGGTGGCATCGACGTCGTCATCAACAACGCCGGAGCCTTGGATCTACGACCGACCGCGCAGCTACCGCCCAAAAGCCTGCGCCGGCTGCTGGAGGTCAATGTCGAAGGGCCGTTCGCGATTGTGCAGGCCGCACTTCCGTACTTGCGCCGGTCGGGCAACGCGCACGTGGTCAATGTCGCCCCTCCGCTGAACATGGACCCCCGATGGGTTGGTGCCCATGTCGGGCACACCGTGGGCAAGTATGCCGAGAGCCTGCTTACCTTGGGATGGGCCGAGGAGTTCGCCTCGGTGCCGATCGCGGTGAATTCACTGTGGCCGGCCACCACGATCGCCAGTACGGGAATGATGGTCGCAATGGGCGAGGAAACGGTGCGGGCGCAGGCCCGCAGCCCGCAGATCATGGCCGAGGCGGTGCACGCGCTGGTCACCCGTCCCGCCGCGGCGTGCAGCGGCCACTTCTACACCGACGAGGAGATCCTTCGTGAGGAGGGCCGCGCCGACCTGTCGGAGTACCTACTGGCGGCCAACGAGGATGACCTGACGCCCAACTTCTACCTCCTGTCGGCCCCGGCGCCTACGGTTTAG
- a CDS encoding Zn-ribbon domain-containing OB-fold protein translates to MTQVLSIGTYLPPWTVRDRRVKGPDEDALTMAVAAGRAADPEATAQRVALVSRDFPLLEGGNGAVLLAALSLPADTPVAEVLGGAPAVLDQISSAGEGTLVIAADDNDLAAGAGAVLTGDGGASVTPLARQTRSLPLTARGADGARHSYVDPRLQREVGVRSTLARLGLAPNSAVAAVAGVPVAQVGGDFDTSHAVGIPTVSATAIIRLLADAIEAGTQGLLIAVEQSSVSAADLAQGGATPRIARDEFPARELPKARVADGVGIPISMPAYARAFEPKIRWEAAVFEESPGIDAAPQFPPRLRVDNAGRLATEYRLESLPRTGTVYTHTTVRIPVPDLPSPYSLAVVQLDDSPVRVLLKVTGVPAGEATIGQPGSVVLRRIATRTGIPDYGYAFWPGRTLEGAVA, encoded by the coding sequence ATGACTCAGGTTCTGTCGATCGGCACCTATCTGCCGCCATGGACTGTGCGCGACCGGCGGGTCAAGGGGCCCGACGAGGACGCGCTGACGATGGCCGTCGCCGCCGGTCGCGCCGCCGATCCCGAGGCCACGGCGCAACGCGTGGCGTTGGTGTCACGTGACTTTCCGCTGCTGGAGGGCGGCAACGGCGCGGTGCTGTTGGCCGCGTTGTCCCTGCCGGCCGACACCCCCGTCGCCGAGGTCCTCGGCGGTGCGCCCGCCGTGTTGGACCAAATCTCCAGCGCCGGCGAAGGCACCTTGGTGATCGCCGCCGACGACAACGATCTCGCGGCGGGGGCCGGTGCGGTGCTCACGGGCGATGGCGGCGCCTCCGTGACCCCGCTGGCACGCCAGACCCGCAGTCTGCCGTTGACGGCCCGTGGTGCCGACGGCGCCCGCCACTCCTACGTCGACCCCCGGCTGCAACGTGAGGTCGGGGTGCGTTCCACACTGGCCCGATTGGGCCTCGCCCCAAACTCGGCGGTGGCAGCGGTCGCAGGCGTGCCGGTCGCGCAGGTCGGGGGTGACTTCGACACATCGCACGCCGTCGGCATCCCCACCGTCTCCGCCACGGCGATCATCCGGCTGTTGGCCGATGCGATCGAGGCTGGCACACAAGGCTTGTTGATCGCCGTCGAGCAATCCAGTGTCAGCGCGGCCGATCTCGCGCAGGGGGGCGCCACGCCCAGGATCGCCCGCGACGAGTTTCCGGCGCGGGAGCTACCCAAGGCGCGCGTTGCCGACGGCGTCGGCATTCCGATTTCGATGCCCGCGTATGCGCGCGCTTTCGAGCCGAAGATCCGTTGGGAGGCAGCGGTTTTCGAAGAGAGCCCCGGCATCGATGCCGCACCGCAGTTTCCACCGCGGCTGCGAGTCGACAATGCCGGACGGTTGGCCACCGAGTACCGGCTCGAGTCGCTGCCGCGAACCGGCACCGTCTACACCCACACCACGGTGCGGATTCCGGTGCCCGACTTGCCCAGCCCGTACTCCCTGGCCGTCGTTCAACTCGACGACAGCCCGGTGCGGGTGCTGCTGAAAGTCACCGGTGTGCCCGCGGGCGAGGCGACGATCGGACAGCCGGGGTCGGTGGTGCTGCGCAGGATCGCCACTCGCACCGGCATTCCCGATTACGGCTACGCCTTCTGGCCCGGACGGACGCTGGAAGGAGCGGTTGCATGA
- a CDS encoding thiolase C-terminal domain-containing protein, with translation MRKVAIVGAGMTPFAEHFELGIKDLVPMAYAEAVANVDKGIQKSELEAAWFGELATTDGFPSGILADTLDLTDIPVTRVENACATGNDAIRNGTLAIASGLYDVVLVVGADKVRETSSNTTFWDWAAMTRDNAWDYPLGLVAPANFALHVMRYLHESPATKEHMAMVAVKNHFHAVNNPKAQLRYEITVEQALAAPIVVEPFGLYDCTPQSDGAAAVILAAEDVVDRYTDRPVWVRGVGLGMDRVMHQHKTDMTTFPPTVRAAKAAMAMAGVTPRDIDVAEVHDCFTGVELISYEDLGFAHRFEAYKLVEGREHYVGGSIPINPSGGLKAKGHPPGATGVAQCYELFNQLRGEAENQVDGARIALAHNIGGPTAVSAVTVLSNQKN, from the coding sequence ATGAGAAAAGTCGCCATCGTCGGCGCGGGGATGACGCCCTTCGCCGAACACTTCGAACTGGGTATCAAGGACCTGGTGCCGATGGCCTACGCCGAAGCGGTCGCCAACGTTGACAAGGGCATTCAGAAGTCTGAGCTCGAAGCCGCGTGGTTCGGCGAGTTAGCGACCACCGACGGGTTCCCGTCCGGCATTTTGGCCGACACCCTCGATCTGACCGACATCCCGGTAACCCGCGTCGAAAATGCCTGCGCCACCGGCAATGACGCGATCCGGAACGGCACGCTGGCCATTGCCTCCGGCCTCTACGATGTGGTGCTCGTCGTCGGGGCCGACAAGGTCCGCGAGACCTCCTCGAACACCACGTTCTGGGACTGGGCGGCGATGACCCGCGACAACGCGTGGGACTATCCGCTGGGGCTGGTTGCGCCCGCCAATTTCGCGCTGCACGTGATGCGATATCTGCACGAGTCTCCGGCGACAAAGGAGCACATGGCGATGGTGGCGGTGAAGAACCATTTCCACGCGGTGAACAACCCGAAAGCTCAACTGCGCTATGAGATCACCGTCGAGCAGGCGCTTGCCGCGCCGATCGTGGTCGAACCCTTCGGGCTCTACGACTGCACCCCGCAGAGCGACGGCGCGGCCGCGGTGATCTTGGCTGCCGAGGACGTCGTCGACCGCTACACCGACCGTCCCGTCTGGGTTCGCGGCGTGGGGCTGGGTATGGACCGGGTGATGCACCAGCATAAGACGGACATGACGACGTTTCCGCCGACGGTGCGTGCCGCCAAGGCCGCAATGGCGATGGCCGGGGTGACGCCGCGCGATATCGACGTCGCCGAGGTCCACGACTGCTTCACCGGCGTCGAGCTGATCAGCTACGAAGATCTGGGCTTCGCACACCGTTTCGAGGCCTACAAGTTGGTGGAAGGCCGCGAACACTATGTGGGCGGGTCGATTCCGATCAACCCGAGCGGCGGGTTGAAGGCTAAGGGGCATCCGCCGGGTGCCACCGGCGTGGCGCAGTGTTACGAACTGTTCAACCAGCTTCGCGGTGAAGCCGAGAATCAGGTTGACGGCGCACGAATCGCGTTGGCGCACAACATCGGCGGGCCGACCGCGGTCTCCGCGGTCACCGTCCTTTCCAACCAGAAGAACTGA
- a CDS encoding enoyl-CoA hydratase/isomerase family protein — MTTSEIATLPGYEEFAPWLLVEKTGNVHVISINRPEAFNAVNEDVHHAFATIWRVLAADDDVRAVVTTGVGKAFSAGGDMVMFGRLIEDPVARQFQITEARTVFLEVINFPKPLVSAVNGPAVGLGCSIALLSDFLVMGENSYLADPHVAVGLVAGDGGAAMLPLLIGLMKAKEYVLLGDRITPAIADKLNLVTKVATDDTVLDEALAIGERLAGLPPQALRASKVAMNMHLSRAALGVLEYALAEEYTSFSTPEFKERVAAFRARSKK; from the coding sequence ATGACAACTTCCGAGATCGCCACCCTGCCCGGCTACGAAGAGTTTGCGCCGTGGCTGCTGGTGGAGAAGACCGGCAACGTGCACGTGATCAGCATCAACCGGCCGGAGGCTTTCAACGCCGTCAACGAGGACGTGCACCACGCGTTCGCGACGATCTGGCGGGTACTGGCCGCCGACGATGACGTGCGGGCGGTGGTGACAACCGGTGTCGGAAAGGCATTTTCCGCGGGCGGCGACATGGTGATGTTCGGGCGCCTCATCGAGGACCCAGTGGCACGTCAGTTTCAGATCACCGAGGCCCGCACGGTTTTTCTTGAGGTGATCAATTTCCCCAAGCCGCTGGTGTCGGCCGTCAACGGCCCGGCTGTCGGGCTCGGCTGCTCGATCGCTTTGTTGAGCGACTTCCTGGTGATGGGGGAGAACAGCTACCTGGCCGACCCGCATGTCGCGGTCGGCTTGGTGGCCGGTGACGGCGGTGCCGCGATGCTTCCGCTGCTGATCGGCCTGATGAAAGCCAAAGAGTATGTGCTGCTGGGGGATCGGATCACCCCTGCCATTGCGGACAAGCTGAACCTCGTCACCAAAGTGGCCACCGATGACACCGTGCTCGACGAGGCGCTCGCAATAGGAGAGCGGCTGGCCGGTCTGCCGCCTCAGGCCCTGCGCGCCAGCAAGGTCGCGATGAACATGCACCTGTCTCGGGCCGCGCTCGGTGTGCTGGAGTACGCGCTGGCCGAGGAATACACGTCGTTCTCGACCCCGGAATTCAAGGAGCGGGTGGCCGCGTTCCGGGCGCGCTCGAAGAAGTAG
- a CDS encoding PaaI family thioesterase has translation MTGVDEQVNQHDLETPDSIQVRFGIEYVESDPPKATAVLSMPMHRFRNPCTGAPTVAPLAILVDAAAGIVNHYRRRPGHWTVSSELSMDLSPDVGELDGPVLASAHSPGPLGATSLGICTLTYRGVVIGTGIVRSFFVHAGDIVPQQRSETLRRSGETAFADLMAVHVAQDGPATVLAQRADGNLNNDMDIVHGGVAAAGLELAASAAINQNRSGGLLQTSSLRVNFLRPFFAGNESRYEGTPLRVGRNTGVGDAQATGHDRKVAITARVTAYR, from the coding sequence ATGACCGGGGTCGACGAACAGGTAAACCAGCACGATCTCGAGACACCCGACTCGATACAGGTCCGGTTCGGTATCGAATACGTCGAATCAGACCCGCCCAAGGCCACAGCCGTGCTGTCGATGCCGATGCATCGATTCCGCAATCCGTGCACCGGCGCTCCCACTGTGGCCCCCTTGGCGATCCTCGTCGACGCGGCCGCCGGGATCGTCAACCACTACCGCAGGCGGCCCGGGCACTGGACGGTGTCAAGCGAGCTTTCGATGGACCTCAGCCCCGACGTCGGCGAACTCGACGGCCCGGTGCTGGCCAGCGCGCACTCACCCGGTCCGCTGGGTGCCACGTCGCTGGGGATCTGCACGCTGACCTATCGCGGCGTGGTGATCGGCACCGGCATAGTGCGGTCATTCTTCGTCCACGCCGGCGACATCGTCCCTCAGCAACGGTCGGAGACCCTGCGCCGGTCGGGCGAGACCGCGTTCGCCGACCTGATGGCGGTGCACGTCGCGCAGGATGGTCCGGCGACGGTGCTGGCGCAGCGTGCGGACGGCAACCTGAACAACGACATGGACATCGTGCACGGCGGCGTGGCCGCCGCCGGCCTCGAGCTCGCGGCTTCGGCGGCGATCAACCAGAACCGTTCCGGCGGTCTGCTGCAGACCTCCTCGTTGCGAGTGAACTTTCTGCGTCCGTTTTTCGCCGGCAATGAATCCCGCTACGAGGGCACGCCGTTGCGGGTAGGCCGCAACACCGGCGTGGGCGATGCGCAGGCCACCGGCCACGACCGCAAGGTGGCGATCACCGCGCGAGTGACGGCCTACCGCTGA
- a CDS encoding FadR/GntR family transcriptional regulator, which produces MEVTSLREPKMADRVATVLRRMFIRGEITEGTMLPPESELMERFGVSRPTLREAFRVLESESLIQVQRGVRGGARVTRPRRETLARYAGLILEYEGVTVKDVYDARVTLEVPMVEQLAKDRNPKVIAELEQIVERESQLNPGSDAVDQLTDFHAAIARLSGNSTLQIVSDMLHHIIEKANRSLQPTKGTRAEQAVRRSAKTHRMVLDMIKDGDAEQAGELWKRHLQKAEEFVLTGAELSTVVDLLE; this is translated from the coding sequence ATGGAGGTCACCAGTCTTCGAGAACCGAAGATGGCCGATCGGGTGGCCACGGTGCTGCGGCGAATGTTCATCCGCGGCGAGATCACCGAAGGCACCATGTTGCCGCCGGAATCGGAGCTGATGGAGCGTTTCGGCGTGTCCCGGCCGACGCTGCGGGAAGCGTTCCGCGTGCTCGAATCGGAGTCGCTGATTCAGGTTCAGCGTGGGGTACGCGGCGGCGCCCGCGTCACCCGCCCCCGGCGCGAGACACTCGCCCGCTATGCCGGCTTGATTCTCGAATACGAAGGCGTCACGGTGAAGGACGTCTATGACGCACGAGTGACGCTCGAGGTTCCGATGGTCGAGCAGCTGGCCAAGGACCGCAATCCCAAGGTGATCGCCGAACTCGAGCAGATCGTCGAACGCGAATCGCAGCTGAATCCCGGCAGCGACGCCGTCGATCAGCTCACCGACTTCCACGCCGCAATCGCGCGGTTATCCGGCAACAGCACTCTGCAAATCGTCAGCGACATGCTGCATCACATCATCGAGAAGGCCAACCGGTCGCTGCAGCCCACCAAGGGCACGCGCGCCGAGCAGGCGGTCCGCCGCTCAGCGAAGACCCACCGGATGGTGCTGGACATGATCAAGGACGGCGACGCCGAGCAGGCCGGCGAGCTCTGGAAGCGCCACCTGCAGAAGGCAGAGGAGTTCGTCTTGACCGGCGCCGAATTGTCCACCGTCGTAGACCTTCTCGAATGA